TTTTCAGGAATAGATTTTGCCCAGTCGGGAACTTGTGCGTCCTTTGCACGATATTTGTTTAAGCTAACTGTTATTTCATCTGCAAGCTGCTGTATAGCTTCATTGTTTTGAGCATCAAGCATAAACCAGTTTCCGCCAGTTTTTCTTAATCTGTAAAATTCTATATCAAAAGGCTTTGTCTGATTTGCGATTTTATTGACAGTATTCTTTATTGTTTTTAATGCTTCAGGTTTGTATTCTGTAAGATAAAGTGTCAGATGGACTGCATATCCTTTTGAATAAAGGCTTTCAATTCCTGCCTCTTTAAGTCCCTTTGAGATATTTTCCACATTTCTGGTTGCATTATTATCCATAATTACAAAAACGTTGTAATTTACATTGGAAAAAGCGTTCAGGCAAAACATTAAAAAAATTGAAAAAAATATCTTTTTCATAATAAAACCTCCTAAATTTTTTGTTTTAGATTACTTTTGCTACAATTATACCTTGAAATATTTTAAAAACAAGGTTTAAAAAGTATTCCACATTTAATTTAGCTGTTTTTCCGCACATTTACTTTATTTACTTGTAAGATTATCCAAAAATTCATAAAGAAGATTATTCATCTCATTATAATCGTTATTGCGGATTGTTTGAGGTGATTGTACAAATGGTAAAGTTTGGCTTTTCTTTTCAAGATCTTTATCTGAATCAATTAATAATTCTGCCACTTTTTTTGTAAATTCAGGATGGCATTGAAAGCCGTAGTGCTTTTCGCTATATTTTATAATTTGTCGTGGACATCCTTTGCTTTTTGCTAAAATTTTTGCTGTATCAGGAAGTCCTGGCATATCGCTGTGCCAATGTCCTGTTATCGCTTGTTTTCCA
This genomic stretch from Leptotrichia sp. oral taxon 218 harbors:
- a CDS encoding 2'-5' RNA ligase family protein, whose product is MKKIFFSIFLMFCLNAFSNVNYNVFVIMDNNATRNVENISKGLKEAGIESLYSKGYAVHLTLYLTEYKPEALKTIKNTVNKIANQTKPFDIEFYRLRKTGGNWFMLDAQNNEAIQQLADEITVSLNKYRAKDAQVPDWAKSIPEKVKSFNLYGSPNVFTSFDPHITLLTPEDPSKIDAFTSKYDFNPFKSKVIGIGIAQVDDLGQAKNIIYSVKFKK